In Isoptericola variabilis 225, the genomic window GCTCGACAAGGTGCACGACGACGGCACCCCGGTCGAGTTCGTCGGCCGCGCCGCGCTCGCCTCGCGCAAGGCGAGCCAGCCCTCGCGCGTCCTCGTCGGGCTCAAGGGGGAGGGCCGCCGGCCGGCGCGCGCCGGGTACGACGTCGTGTTCCGGCACCACGACGACTCCGCGGGCGTCAAGGTCGGGACGGTGACCTCGGGCGCGCCGTCGCCGACGCTCGGGTACCCGATCGCGATGGCGTACGTGACCCCGGAGGTCTCCGCGGAGGGCACCGAGCTCGCCGTCGACGTGCGGGGCCGCGCCGAGCCGTTCGTCGTCGTCCCCCTCCCGTTCTACTCGCGTCCGTAGGACGATCGTCCCCGGACCCTCAGCGAACACTTGTGAAGGAGCAGATCCCCATGGCCGACTTCCCCACCACCCTGCGCTACTCCGTCGAGCACGAGTGGGTCGACGACGGCACCCCGGCCACGGTGGGCGTGACGTCCGTCGCGGCCGACGCGCTGGGTGACGTCGTCTACCTCGAGCTGCCCGAGGTCGGGTCCACGATCGAGGCCGGGTCGGTGGTGGGGGAGATCGAGTCCACCAAGTCGGTCTCGGAGCTCTACTCGCCCGTGAGCGGAACCGTCGTCGAGGTCAACCAGGCCG contains:
- the gcvH gene encoding glycine cleavage system protein GcvH, giving the protein MADFPTTLRYSVEHEWVDDGTPATVGVTSVAADALGDVVYLELPEVGSTIEAGSVVGEIESTKSVSELYSPVSGTVVEVNQAAVDDPAIVNADPFGAGWLFKVEVTATGDLLTAEEYAQHTA